One stretch of Vulpes lagopus strain Blue_001 chromosome 12, ASM1834538v1, whole genome shotgun sequence DNA includes these proteins:
- the ENTPD2 gene encoding ectonucleoside triphosphate diphosphohydrolase 2 isoform X2, translating to MAGKVLSLLPPLLLAAAGLAGLLLLCVPTRDVLEPPALKYGIVLDAGSSHTSMFIYKWPADKENDTGIVGQHSSCEVHGGGISSYADNPSRAGQSLVECLDQALQEVPRERHVGTPLYLGATAGMRLLKLTSPEASANVLAAVTQTLTQYPFDFRGAHILSGQDEGVFGWVTANYLLENFIKITFEMAGPAEDPTNEVQLRLYGQHYRVYTHSFLCYGRDQVLLRLLAGALQTYGFHPCWPRGYSSQVLLQDVYESPCTAAQWPQTFTGSTRVNLSGTSDPALCRGLILELFNFSSCQFSQCSFNGIFQPPVAGNFIAFSAFFYTVDFLRTVMGLPVETLQQLEVAVVTICNQTWSELQARVPGEQARLPDYCAVATFVQQLLSQGYGFQEHAFRGVTFQKKAGDTTVGWALGYMLNLTNLIPAEPPGMRKGTDLSAWVALVLLCAAILLAAAVLLLHRVRAAKLSSTI from the exons ATGGCGGGGAAGGTGCTGTCGCTGCTGCCCCCGTTGCTACTGGCTGCGGCCGGCCTCGCAGGGCTCCTGCTGCTGTGCGTCCCCACCCGCGACGTCCTGGAGCCGCCCGCCCTCAAG tatGGCATTGTCCTGGACGCTGGCTCTTCTCACACATCCATGTTCATCTACAAGTGGCCTGCAGACAAAGAGAATGACACAGGCATCGTGGGCCAGCACAGCTCCTGTGAGGTGCACG GAGGGGGCATCTCCAGCTACGCAGACAACCCTTCCAGGGCTGGCCAGAGCCTGGTTGAATGCTTGGACCAGGCACTTCAGGAGGTTCCCAGAGAGAGACATGTGGGCACGCCCCTCTACCTGGGAGCCACAGCAGGCATGCGCCTGCTCAA ACTGACCAGTCCAGAGGCCTCGGCCAATGTGCTTGCGGCTGTGACCCAGACGCTGACCCAGTATCCCTTTGATTTCCGTGGCGCCCACATCCTCTCGGGCCAAGACGAGGGTGTGTTTGGTTGGGTGACCGCCAACTACCTGCTGGAGAACTTCATCAAG ATCACCTTCGAGATGGCCGGCCCAGCTGAGGATCCCACCAATGAGGTCCAGCTCCGGCTCTACGGCCAGCACTACCGTGTCTACACCCACAGCTTCCTCTGCTATGGCCGTGACCAGGTCCTCCTGAGGCTGCTGGCTGGTGCACTACAG ACCTATGGCTTCCACCCTTGCTGGCCGAGGGGCTATTCGAGCCAAGTGCTCCTTCAAGACGTGTATGAGTCTCCGTGCACTGCGGCCCAGTGGCCCCAGACCTTCACTGGCAGTACCAGGGTCAACTTGTCGGGGACCAGCGACCCCGCCCTCTGCCGTGGCCTCATCTTGGAGCTCTTCAATTTCTCCTCCTGCCAGTTCTCCCAATGCTCCTTCAATGGCATATTCCAGCCCCCTGTGGCTGGGAACTTCATC gccttctctgccttcttctaCACTGTGGACTTCCTGAGGACCGTGATGGGGCTGCCTGTGGAGACCCTGCAGCAGCTAGAAGTTGCGGTTGTCACCATCTGCAACCAGACATGGAGTGAG CTGCAGGCCCGGGTCCCCGGGGAGCAGGCCCGCCTGCCTGACTACTGTGCGGTGGCCACATTCGTGCAGCAGCTGCTGAGCCAGGGCTATGGCTTCCAGGAGCATGCCTTCCGTGGGGTAACCTTCCAGAAGAAG GCCGGGGATACCACGGTGGGCTGGGCGCTTGGCTACATGCTGAACCTGACCAACCTGATCCCCGCCGAGCCACCGGGAATGCGCAAGGGCACAGACCTCAGCGCCTGGGTGGCCCTGGTCCTGCTCTGCGCTGCCATCCTGCTGGCTGCTGCTGTCCTGCTGCTGCATCGGGTGCGCGCTGCCAAGTTGTCCAGTACCATCTAG
- the ENTPD2 gene encoding ectonucleoside triphosphate diphosphohydrolase 2 isoform X1, translating to MAGKVLSLLPPLLLAAAGLAGLLLLCVPTRDVLEPPALKYGIVLDAGSSHTSMFIYKWPADKENDTGIVGQHSSCEVHGGGISSYADNPSRAGQSLVECLDQALQEVPRERHVGTPLYLGATAGMRLLKLTSPEASANVLAAVTQTLTQYPFDFRGAHILSGQDEGVFGWVTANYLLENFIKYGWVGQWFQPRKGTLGAMDLGGASTQITFEMAGPAEDPTNEVQLRLYGQHYRVYTHSFLCYGRDQVLLRLLAGALQTYGFHPCWPRGYSSQVLLQDVYESPCTAAQWPQTFTGSTRVNLSGTSDPALCRGLILELFNFSSCQFSQCSFNGIFQPPVAGNFIAFSAFFYTVDFLRTVMGLPVETLQQLEVAVVTICNQTWSELQARVPGEQARLPDYCAVATFVQQLLSQGYGFQEHAFRGVTFQKKAGDTTVGWALGYMLNLTNLIPAEPPGMRKGTDLSAWVALVLLCAAILLAAAVLLLHRVRAAKLSSTI from the exons ATGGCGGGGAAGGTGCTGTCGCTGCTGCCCCCGTTGCTACTGGCTGCGGCCGGCCTCGCAGGGCTCCTGCTGCTGTGCGTCCCCACCCGCGACGTCCTGGAGCCGCCCGCCCTCAAG tatGGCATTGTCCTGGACGCTGGCTCTTCTCACACATCCATGTTCATCTACAAGTGGCCTGCAGACAAAGAGAATGACACAGGCATCGTGGGCCAGCACAGCTCCTGTGAGGTGCACG GAGGGGGCATCTCCAGCTACGCAGACAACCCTTCCAGGGCTGGCCAGAGCCTGGTTGAATGCTTGGACCAGGCACTTCAGGAGGTTCCCAGAGAGAGACATGTGGGCACGCCCCTCTACCTGGGAGCCACAGCAGGCATGCGCCTGCTCAA ACTGACCAGTCCAGAGGCCTCGGCCAATGTGCTTGCGGCTGTGACCCAGACGCTGACCCAGTATCCCTTTGATTTCCGTGGCGCCCACATCCTCTCGGGCCAAGACGAGGGTGTGTTTGGTTGGGTGACCGCCAACTACCTGCTGGAGAACTTCATCAAG TATGGCTGGGTGGGCCAGTGGTTCCAGCCAAGGAAGGGGACTCTGGGGGCCATGGACCTAGGGGGCGCCTCCACTCAGATCACCTTCGAGATGGCCGGCCCAGCTGAGGATCCCACCAATGAGGTCCAGCTCCGGCTCTACGGCCAGCACTACCGTGTCTACACCCACAGCTTCCTCTGCTATGGCCGTGACCAGGTCCTCCTGAGGCTGCTGGCTGGTGCACTACAG ACCTATGGCTTCCACCCTTGCTGGCCGAGGGGCTATTCGAGCCAAGTGCTCCTTCAAGACGTGTATGAGTCTCCGTGCACTGCGGCCCAGTGGCCCCAGACCTTCACTGGCAGTACCAGGGTCAACTTGTCGGGGACCAGCGACCCCGCCCTCTGCCGTGGCCTCATCTTGGAGCTCTTCAATTTCTCCTCCTGCCAGTTCTCCCAATGCTCCTTCAATGGCATATTCCAGCCCCCTGTGGCTGGGAACTTCATC gccttctctgccttcttctaCACTGTGGACTTCCTGAGGACCGTGATGGGGCTGCCTGTGGAGACCCTGCAGCAGCTAGAAGTTGCGGTTGTCACCATCTGCAACCAGACATGGAGTGAG CTGCAGGCCCGGGTCCCCGGGGAGCAGGCCCGCCTGCCTGACTACTGTGCGGTGGCCACATTCGTGCAGCAGCTGCTGAGCCAGGGCTATGGCTTCCAGGAGCATGCCTTCCGTGGGGTAACCTTCCAGAAGAAG GCCGGGGATACCACGGTGGGCTGGGCGCTTGGCTACATGCTGAACCTGACCAACCTGATCCCCGCCGAGCCACCGGGAATGCGCAAGGGCACAGACCTCAGCGCCTGGGTGGCCCTGGTCCTGCTCTGCGCTGCCATCCTGCTGGCTGCTGCTGTCCTGCTGCTGCATCGGGTGCGCGCTGCCAAGTTGTCCAGTACCATCTAG